CGAAAGATCTCGACTTGAATACCCCGAAAAGAAACCCTGTTGGGGAATCTTGAGGACTAGATTTGGCATCTGTGTTTCCGCCTTTCACTTGAAGTATCGTCTGACCAATGACTTGTCTAATGGATTCTATGGTCTTAGCATCAACTTGGTAGCCAGAAGCGTCTCTAACATAGAACGTGTTGAGAGCTTTGTCTCCTTTTGTCTTCACTTCGGCTCTTGTTACTGTAAGACTGTTTTCACGGAATATCCGAGTCACATCTGAGAGTAATCCTACTCTATCTGAAGTGCAAAGCTCAAGCTTCAAGCCCTGAAAACATATGATAAGAACCTAAACGTTAAGCCACAACAAACAATGTTCTTATGATTATCcataaagtaaattaattacATTAGTTTTTTACCTCAGAGACTCTTCTTTGGATTGCTGCTTTTAGACATTTGATCACTCGCTGTCTTTCTGCCTCGGATTTGACAGGAGATCCATCCGTATGTCTTATGTAGTATTCCTACAAAAACCCGAGAATTCAGATAACAGTATAAAAGACTAACTTGTGTTCAATTAAAATACAGAGCTTAAGCACATTTTGCAGAGATGTATATGTACCTGATAAGCTTCGGGGCCTTCAGCATCAATGCTGGCATGTGAAACCACATATTTCATATCCGTCAAAGTAAAGACGGTATCGAAAAGAAGCTTTGGTCTATCTTTACATTTGATCATCACAATTGAGTAATCCAAATCATGCAAGTTGGAGACATCCACATCTGGCACAACTCTCCCACATTTATCcccatcatcaacattattctcCCACTCATCGTAATCTCTATCCGCAAACATCAGTTGATGAAGCTTACGGTCCGTGTGAGTTTcattgagagaagaagaaaccgtgGTTTTAGGTTCACGGAATCTTCTGCCACTGCATCCACCTGTAAGCACATAACCAAGAAGTTTCCTGATTTTGGATAACCTCTCTGGATCAGTGATTGCAGAGCATGTTTCTTCATCGGTTACTTGCAAAACCGCTGCTGCTTTTGCTCTATGCGTCCATATCTCAGCGTTTACCACATTGCACTGCAGATCCATCAGAACAGCGCAAAGCTCCGACAACAAACCAGGTCTGTCAGTTCCTGTAAGCTCAATCACAGTGAAGTCGACAGATTGTTTGACACCAATAGATGATCTCATTGATGGACTGAAGCAAGAAGACTCATCAGGGCCAAGAGACTGCCAACAAtcacacaacacaaaagagttAATAACCATATCATCAAAActaacaaatataaaacaagcAAACGATCGCTATTACTTACTGTACGAATATATTCAAGAACCATATCATCGGTGACTTTGTTCCCTTCATGATCAGTAACATTGAAAACATCCATGAACCAGCCACCATCAGAGGAGATATAAGCTTTCTTAATGGTGAGATTAAGCTCAGTCAAAACTTGAACAACCTCCAGAAGTATTCCATGTTTATTCGCACTATCCACCTATAACAAATGTTTATACTTCATTTCTTCCATTCTACTCAAATCAAAACCTAACCCGGTGATAAATTTTGATTACCTTAATGACAGTGACATCCTTGCAAACTTCATTATCGATCACAACCCTAAAAAATGATAATCAAATGGAAACTCAGCCTAAAATTGAAAAGATAGATCATAActtatggaagaagaagaacaaagtcaAGTTACCTTGGTGGATTCACTCTTTTGATGAACTTTGCAATCTCATCATCCATATTATATGAATAGCTCAAACAAACAtctgagaaacaaaacaaaaaaactgatatCATCAACACAACTAATCCAAAACCCAATAGATTGAATCACAAAACAAAGACCCCTTTCAAAAGGAACAAAACAGAGACTATAAAACCCtagaaagagcaaaaaaaaaaaacgaagcaaaaacaagaaaagacctaaaattgaacaaaacccAGTTCTGGAAACTAATCATCAGAGACGAATTCggataaaaaaatcaagaatcaaaatggAACATataaacagaaacagagacaagGAAACGAACCCATTCTCGATTTTCGTTTGGTGATTTGTGTGTAGCAGAGAATCAAAAAAGGGGGCAAAATTGAATCCTTTCCCCTTTTCTGTTAATGATCGATGTATCTCTCTCTGGAAGAGGGAGACGAAAGACGAAGACTTTGCAACTGTAATTgccagaggaggaggagaaagaagaagaaaccacaAGAAAAgtttgttaatttaatttatactatatgaagacgaagaaagagattaaataattaaaaaatgaaaaaaaaacaaaaaaaaactcaagagagagagagagagatgagaaaaatTACTGAGAAGAGAGTGGTGGTGTGTCTGACACAGGTTCAGCCGACACGATTGTCCTCAAAACCtgcaaagaagaaggagaaggagtagAGAGTccacacagacacacacaccCAACAATTTTGTTATGATGAGGATTTGAGGAcgactcttttctttcttctttactctcTCATAAATAAATACCCGATGCGCACGTTAGTAGCCgcccttgtttttttttctttttttacaggATTATCATACCggtttagtttttctttttttttgggtagtcAATTACATTTCAGTATTTATCTCCGGTTTtggagatttttcttttctgaaaatGGTAGGGGATTATAGAcaatattatcaatttatctccggttttggagattttttttattt
The sequence above is drawn from the Camelina sativa cultivar DH55 chromosome 4, Cs, whole genome shotgun sequence genome and encodes:
- the LOC104779692 gene encoding ACT domain-containing protein ACR5-like; translation: MDVCLSYSYNMDDEIAKFIKRVNPPRVVIDNEVCKDVTVIKVDSANKHGILLEVVQVLTELNLTIKKAYISSDGGWFMDVFNVTDHEGNKVTDDMVLEYIRTSLGPDESSCFSPSMRSSIGVKQSVDFTVIELTGTDRPGLLSELCAVLMDLQCNVVNAEIWTHRAKAAAVLQVTDEETCSAITDPERLSKIRKLLGYVLTGGCSGRRFREPKTTVSSSLNETHTDRKLHQLMFADRDYDEWENNVDDGDKCGRVVPDVDVSNLHDLDYSIVMIKCKDRPKLLFDTVFTLTDMKYVVSHASIDAEGPEAYQEYYIRHTDGSPVKSEAERQRVIKCLKAAIQRRVSEGLKLELCTSDRVGLLSDVTRIFRENSLTVTRAEVKTKGDKALNTFYVRDASGYQVDAKTIESIRQVIGQTILQVKGGNTDAKSSPQDSPTGFLFGVFKSRSFVNFGLIRS